The following coding sequences are from one Pseudonocardia sp. EC080619-01 window:
- the cobF gene encoding precorrin-6A synthase (deacetylating), whose translation MRTVLVIGIGAGDPEHLTLQAVSALRRADVVFVIDKGDVKDDLRALRTGILDRHRPEGGYRLVTAPEVDRDRGTEVEHDDGRYRDVVVDWQDRRAELYRQMLTTELADGEVGAFLVWGDPSLYDGTLRLLDRVLDGIDGEWSVESVAGISSVAALAAAHRLILNRVGRSVLITTGRRIAEGMPDDVDDVVVMLDGRTAFAGLPPEQRADLHIYWGAYLGTPDELLVEGPLDEVAGEIAEVRAAARERKGWIMDTYLLRRGADER comes from the coding sequence GTGCGTACGGTGCTGGTGATCGGAATCGGGGCGGGTGACCCGGAGCACCTCACCCTCCAGGCGGTGTCCGCCCTGCGGCGGGCCGACGTCGTCTTCGTCATCGACAAGGGCGACGTCAAGGACGACCTCCGGGCACTGCGCACCGGGATCCTCGACCGGCACCGGCCCGAGGGCGGGTACCGGCTCGTCACCGCGCCCGAGGTGGACCGCGACCGCGGCACCGAGGTCGAGCACGACGACGGGCGGTACCGCGACGTCGTCGTCGACTGGCAGGACCGGCGTGCCGAGCTGTACCGGCAGATGCTGACGACCGAGCTCGCCGACGGCGAGGTCGGCGCCTTCCTGGTCTGGGGCGACCCGTCGCTCTACGACGGCACCCTGCGCCTGCTCGACCGGGTGCTCGACGGCATCGACGGCGAGTGGTCGGTCGAGTCCGTCGCCGGGATCTCCAGCGTGGCCGCGCTCGCCGCGGCGCACCGGCTGATCCTCAACCGGGTCGGCCGCTCCGTCCTGATCACGACCGGGCGCCGGATCGCCGAGGGGATGCCCGACGACGTCGACGACGTCGTCGTCATGCTCGACGGCCGCACCGCCTTCGCCGGCCTCCCGCCCGAGCAGCGCGCCGACCTGCACATCTACTGGGGCGCCTACCTCGGCACCCCGGACGAGCTGCTGGTCGAGGGCCCGCTGGACGAGGTCGCCGGCGAGATCGCGGAGGTCCGTGCCGCCGCCCGCGAGCGCAAGGGATGGATCATGGACACCTACCTGCTGCGGCGGGGCGCCGACGAGCGCTGA
- a CDS encoding glycosyltransferase family 4 protein → MKIGHVVESLDPRGCAAALADLAEAAPGAGYEIVVVALAPSDTTGIATRLARAGTPPVELNVAPWDPRGVLRVVAAFRERGVDLVHTHGLRPDVVGSAAAARLRVPAVSTLHHIHEQPADRGDQLRRTAKTLARRRFMTRTIATSVLQRDWYRRVAGSTAGLSVIPDGAADPGVGTPDAAARLRRGLGVDENEVVAVSVAPMRRGQGQDMLLDAVAEIPPDEPLTVVLGGDGPLRPWLESRVAGDDALSGRVAFRRSTDPVELLRAADVQLHTTRHDTMPRMLVLGHGTGTPAVATRVGGIPEIVTRHTGALAPVVSSRIADELVRLTRDPELRARYGAAARQRFLDRFEASGWAAQLGDVYRSALGHADAPAPAELDTPEPVGPAGS, encoded by the coding sequence GTGAAGATCGGACATGTCGTCGAGTCCCTCGACCCTCGTGGCTGCGCGGCCGCGCTGGCAGACCTGGCCGAGGCCGCACCCGGCGCCGGCTACGAGATCGTCGTGGTCGCACTCGCCCCGTCCGACACGACCGGGATCGCGACCCGTCTCGCCCGGGCCGGCACGCCGCCGGTCGAGCTGAACGTGGCGCCGTGGGACCCGCGCGGGGTCCTGCGGGTCGTCGCCGCCTTCCGCGAGCGCGGGGTCGATCTCGTGCACACCCACGGCCTGCGGCCCGACGTCGTCGGCTCGGCCGCCGCGGCCCGGCTCCGGGTCCCCGCGGTCTCGACGCTGCACCACATCCACGAGCAGCCTGCCGACCGCGGCGACCAGCTCCGCCGGACGGCGAAGACGCTGGCCCGGCGCCGGTTCATGACACGCACGATCGCGACCTCGGTGCTGCAGCGGGACTGGTACCGGCGGGTCGCAGGCTCCACCGCCGGGCTGTCGGTGATCCCGGACGGTGCGGCCGACCCCGGTGTGGGGACCCCCGACGCCGCCGCCCGGCTGCGCCGCGGGCTCGGGGTCGACGAGAACGAGGTCGTCGCCGTGTCGGTCGCGCCGATGCGGCGCGGACAGGGCCAGGACATGCTGCTCGACGCCGTCGCCGAGATACCGCCGGACGAGCCGCTCACCGTCGTCCTGGGCGGTGACGGACCGCTGCGTCCGTGGCTGGAGTCCCGGGTGGCGGGCGACGACGCCCTGTCCGGCCGGGTCGCCTTCCGCCGCAGCACCGACCCGGTCGAGCTGCTGCGGGCGGCCGACGTGCAGCTGCACACCACCCGGCACGACACGATGCCGCGGATGCTGGTGCTCGGGCACGGCACCGGTACGCCCGCCGTCGCGACCCGGGTCGGCGGGATCCCGGAGATCGTCACCCGGCACACCGGTGCGCTGGCCCCGGTGGTGTCGTCGCGGATCGCCGACGAGCTGGTGCGTCTGACCCGCGACCCGGAGCTGCGCGCCCGGTACGGGGCGGCGGCCCGGCAGCGGTTCCTCGACCGCTTCGAGGCGTCCGGCTGGGCCGCGCAGCTCGGCGACGTCTACCGCAGCGCCCTCGGGCACGCCGACGCCCCGGCGCCCGCCGAGCTGGACACCCCGGAACCGGTCGGGCCCGCCGGCTCGTGA
- a CDS encoding fumarylacetoacetate hydrolase family protein: protein MRVVRYRDAGGAARRGSVESSADGDLVRELGPAGPGEVAGRLDDVALLAPCDPRTIVCVGSNYACQVEEKGRAWPEQPALFLKAPNALAAPGQTVLRPAEVERLEYEGELAVVIGRTARRVIERDAMAHVYGLTCANDVTAHDWRSDGQWTRAKSADTFLPLGPWIETGDDDGPADRPRAVRTRLGDRVVQESDTGKMIFSVPEILAWVTRWITLQPGDVVLTGSPAGVGPMAPGDLVTVEIEGLGALSNPVGASGS from the coding sequence GTGCGCGTCGTGCGGTACCGGGACGCCGGCGGCGCGGCCCGGCGGGGGAGCGTGGAGTCCTCGGCGGACGGCGACCTGGTGCGCGAGCTCGGCCCGGCCGGGCCGGGCGAGGTCGCGGGCAGGCTGGACGACGTGGCACTGCTCGCTCCGTGCGACCCGCGCACCATCGTGTGCGTCGGCAGCAACTATGCCTGCCAGGTCGAGGAGAAGGGGCGCGCCTGGCCGGAGCAGCCCGCGCTGTTCCTGAAGGCACCGAACGCCCTCGCCGCGCCGGGGCAGACGGTCCTGCGCCCGGCCGAGGTGGAGCGGCTGGAGTACGAGGGCGAGCTCGCGGTCGTGATCGGGCGGACCGCCCGGAGGGTCATCGAGCGCGATGCGATGGCCCACGTCTACGGCCTGACCTGCGCCAACGATGTCACCGCACACGACTGGCGGTCCGACGGCCAGTGGACCAGGGCGAAGAGCGCCGACACCTTCCTCCCGCTCGGCCCGTGGATCGAGACCGGTGACGACGACGGCCCCGCCGACCGGCCGCGTGCCGTGCGGACCCGGCTCGGAGACCGGGTGGTGCAGGAGTCCGACACCGGAAAGATGATCTTCTCGGTGCCCGAGATCCTGGCCTGGGTGACGCGGTGGATCACGCTGCAGCCCGGCGACGTCGTGCTCACCGGCAGCCCGGCCGGGGTGGGCCCGATGGCGCCGGGGGACCTCGTGACCGTCGAGATCGAGGGGCTCGGGGCGTTGAGCAATCCTGTGGGGGCCTCCGGCTCGTGA
- a CDS encoding SRPBCC family protein: MRYADGPTTEAETRVDADPVAVWELVTDLGFLSGVSTEMQRAAWVGDAAPGPGARIRGEHRHDARGEWTTVSTVTGWEPGRVFEWTVEPDQDGGAAAVWRFELTPDDGGTRLRQWARMGPGPSGLTEVIATRPELEERIVAGRLREWQAGMERNLEAVHEQVR, from the coding sequence ATGCGCTACGCCGACGGGCCCACCACCGAGGCCGAGACCCGGGTCGACGCCGATCCGGTGGCGGTGTGGGAGCTGGTGACCGATCTCGGCTTCCTCAGCGGGGTCTCCACCGAGATGCAGCGCGCCGCGTGGGTCGGCGACGCCGCGCCGGGCCCCGGCGCCCGGATCCGTGGCGAGCACCGGCACGATGCCCGCGGTGAGTGGACGACCGTCTCCACGGTGACCGGCTGGGAGCCGGGCCGGGTCTTCGAGTGGACGGTCGAGCCCGACCAGGACGGCGGGGCCGCCGCCGTCTGGCGCTTCGAGCTGACCCCCGACGACGGCGGTACCCGGCTGCGCCAGTGGGCGCGGATGGGGCCGGGGCCGTCCGGGCTGACCGAGGTGATCGCGACCCGTCCCGAGCTGGAGGAGCGCATCGTCGCCGGCCGGCTGCGGGAGTGGCAGGCCGGCATGGAGCGCAACCTCGAGGCGGTACACGAGCAGGTCCGCTGA